From a region of the Helianthus annuus cultivar XRQ/B chromosome 5, HanXRQr2.0-SUNRISE, whole genome shotgun sequence genome:
- the LOC110940332 gene encoding BRAP2 RING ZnF UBP domain-containing protein 1: MFTLKIHTVDIPQPPYTTTVAGASNPSSSSTKHTELNGVVHLFRNLPFTSSSSSVNPVMTLWNVATRTTIVFIVAVPNYLSVEEFVVFCGRHVDEFTDLCFIRNDAVEDRYSVLIKLANQAAADGFCISYHGKRFSPSENEVCHIYFAQLVEYTDSADAASIPQPGYTELPTCPVCLERLDHDTSAIQITHCDHSFQCPCISKWTYLSCQVCRLCQQHDGKPTCAVCGTSNNPWACLICGFVGCGRYEKGHAIEHYRQAQHCYSLELETQQIWDYVGDKYVHRLNQSKVGSKSIVTDHQSSEGDCGDKVDDEFGGALFSSKVDTIVDEYNFLLATQMETQRQHYEALLAEAKGRKKITIAETIEKTEAERTREIQHKLEELSKETKAVSDINEDLAKEQESLKKMYKEIQEREISLLKTKDEKIHDLQEQIRDLQIYMEAQRTLAQSDETNELKGGTLLGVQSNPSNTNKTPKRRARKRN; encoded by the exons ATGTTCACTCTCAAAATCCACACCGTCGACATCCCCCAACCACCTTACACAACCACCGTCGCCGGAGCATCAAACCCTAGCTCCTCCTCCACCAAACACACCGAACTAAACGGCGTCGTTCACCTCTTCCGCAACCTCCCCttcacctcctcctcctcctccgtcAACCCCGTCATGACGCTCTGGAACGTCGCCACTCGCACTACGATCGTCTTCATCGTCGCCGTACCTAACTACCTTTCGGTTGAAGAGTTTGTCGTCTTTTGTGGCCGTCATGTTGATGAGTTTACTGATTTGTGTTTTATTAG GAATGATGCGGTGGAAGATCGGTATAGCGTGCTTATTAAGCTAGCCAATCAAGCTGCTGCTGATGGATTCTGTATTTCATATCATGGGAAGCGGTTTAGTCCCTCTGAG AATGAGGTTTGCCATATCTACTTTGCTCAATTAGTGGAGTACACAGATTCAGCAGATGCAGCTAGCATCCCTCAGCCAGGGTATACAGAACTACCTACTTGTCCCGTTTGTCTTG AGAGATTGGACCATGACACAAGTGCAATACAAATTACACACTGTGACCATTCGTTTCAGTGTCCGTGTATCTCAAAGTGGACCTACTTGTCTTGCCAG GTCTGTCGACTTTGTCAACAGCACGACGGTAAACCAACCTGTGCAGTCTGTGGCACATCCAACAACCCGTGGGCTTGCCTGATATGTGGTTTTGTAGGATGTGGAAG GTATGAAAAAGGGCATGCTATTGAGCATTATCGGCAAGCTCAACATTGCTATTCACTTGAACTAGAAACACAACAGATTTGGGATTATGTTGGTGATAAATACGTGCATAGATTAAATCAATCAAAAGTTGGTAGCAAGTCGATCGTGACAGATCACCAATCAAGTGAAGGGGATTGTGGTGATAAAGTTGATGATGAGTTTGGTGGGGCCCTTTTTAGCAGCAAAGTTGATACg ATTGTAGATGAGTACAACTTTCTTCTTGCAACCCAGATGGAGACCCAACGACAA CATTATGAAGCACTACTGGCTGAGGCAAAAGGTCGAAAGAAGATCACTATAGCTGAAACTATAGAGAAAACTGAAGCTGAAAGGACACGGGAGATTCAACATAAACTGGAGGAACTTTCTAAAGAGACTAAGGCGGTTTCAGAT ATTAATGAAGATCTTGCAAAAGAACAAGAATCTCTAAAGAAAATGTACAAGGAAATCCAGGAGAG GGAAATTTCATTACTGAAAACGAAAGATGAGAAAATACACGATCTTCAAGAACAG ATTAGAGACTTGCAAATTTATATGGAAGCTCAAAGAACACTGGCTCAGTCCGATGAAACAAATGAGCTAAAGGGGGGCACACTTCTTGGTGTTCAATCAAACCCATCAAACACCAACAAAACCCCTAAAAGGCGAGCCCGAAAACGTAACTAG